From the genome of Methanobacterium formicicum, one region includes:
- a CDS encoding heavy metal translocating P-type ATPase, giving the protein MANSKKKAEIKISGMHCASCALNVEKTLQGLEGVEEAQVNFGTEKATVEYDPEKVELQKLEKSVEEAGYGVVNQQVVIKVGGMTCAMCVQAIEGVLKKIDGISQVNVNLAAEKAYVTYNPQMTSVTEMKEAIENLGYEYLGVEGELLEDQEEKLREADLKDKRNRFIVAFVFSIPLMVLMYSGIMLPFNMSYFMLVVTILPFIYVSYPIFSAAYRSLQNRSLNMDVMYSMGIGVAFVSSILGTFNLVLTPEFMFYETALMLAGFLMLGRWMEARAKGRTGTAIKKLIGLQAKTALVLREDGVETIVPVEEVMVGDTVLVKPGDKIPVDGKVISGESYVDESMITGEPIPSLKIAGSSVVGGTINQNGVLNFQAGKIGRDTVLAQIIKLVESAQGSKPPVQRIADQAVTYFIPTVLTVAIVAFLVWYFLLGSTLLFGLTVLISILVVACPCALGLATPTAVTVGIGRGAELGILVKNGEALEISEKLTTFLFDKTGTLTKGKPEVTNIIGITMDDKYLLELAASVESNSQHPLAKAIVTKAQDNDLNLHEAEEFNTFGGKGVSAMVGRKNVLIGNRTLLNDNGILIQDTEEELISKLEEEGKTAVLVAVDNLLSGILGVADTLKENTPQAISELKKMGLEVVMITGDNKRTAEAIANRIGIDKVMAGVLPEDKSAEVKRLQDKGEVVAFVGDGINDAPALAQADVGIAIGGGTDVAIESGEIVLIKDDLLDAVAGVQLSSKVMGRIKLNLFWAFAYNVILIPVAAGLLYPSFGITFRPEYAGLAMALSSVTVVTLSLLLKGYLPPSKKLELRDSS; this is encoded by the coding sequence ATGGCAAATTCTAAGAAAAAGGCTGAAATCAAGATTTCAGGTATGCATTGCGCTTCATGCGCCCTTAACGTTGAAAAAACCCTGCAGGGATTGGAAGGGGTGGAAGAGGCCCAGGTTAACTTTGGTACTGAAAAAGCTACTGTGGAGTACGATCCCGAGAAGGTAGAACTGCAGAAACTGGAAAAGTCAGTGGAAGAAGCAGGTTACGGTGTGGTTAATCAGCAAGTGGTCATCAAGGTGGGAGGCATGACCTGTGCCATGTGTGTGCAGGCCATTGAGGGAGTTTTGAAAAAGATTGATGGAATCAGCCAGGTGAACGTGAACCTGGCGGCGGAAAAAGCCTATGTGACTTACAATCCTCAGATGACCAGTGTTACGGAAATGAAAGAAGCTATCGAAAATTTGGGATACGAATACTTGGGGGTGGAAGGAGAACTGCTGGAAGATCAGGAGGAAAAGCTCCGTGAAGCAGATCTGAAGGATAAAAGGAATCGCTTCATTGTGGCCTTTGTTTTCTCCATTCCGTTAATGGTTTTAATGTATTCTGGTATCATGCTACCCTTTAACATGAGTTACTTCATGCTGGTGGTTACCATCCTCCCCTTTATCTATGTGAGTTATCCTATTTTCTCTGCTGCTTATCGTTCCCTCCAGAATCGTAGTTTAAACATGGATGTGATGTATTCCATGGGTATAGGGGTGGCTTTTGTCTCCAGTATTCTGGGAACCTTCAACCTAGTACTCACCCCAGAATTTATGTTCTACGAGACGGCTCTGATGCTGGCTGGTTTCCTCATGCTGGGCCGGTGGATGGAAGCCCGTGCCAAAGGCCGTACTGGCACTGCCATAAAGAAACTGATAGGCCTCCAGGCCAAAACCGCCCTGGTCCTCCGTGAAGATGGAGTTGAAACTATTGTGCCCGTGGAAGAGGTGATGGTGGGAGATACGGTACTGGTCAAGCCCGGAGATAAGATACCCGTGGATGGAAAGGTAATTTCGGGTGAAAGTTATGTTGATGAGTCCATGATCACCGGGGAACCCATTCCTTCCCTTAAAATAGCAGGTTCTAGTGTGGTGGGTGGTACCATTAACCAAAACGGGGTTTTGAATTTTCAGGCCGGAAAAATCGGTAGAGACACGGTTTTGGCTCAGATTATTAAGTTGGTGGAATCTGCCCAAGGATCCAAGCCACCAGTGCAGAGAATAGCAGACCAGGCTGTTACTTATTTCATTCCCACTGTCTTAACCGTGGCTATTGTGGCCTTTCTGGTATGGTATTTCCTTCTGGGAAGCACTCTTCTTTTCGGACTCACTGTGCTCATATCCATCCTGGTGGTAGCCTGTCCCTGTGCTCTGGGTTTGGCCACTCCTACGGCAGTTACCGTTGGAATAGGTAGAGGGGCGGAGCTGGGTATTCTGGTTAAAAACGGTGAAGCACTGGAAATATCAGAAAAATTAACCACATTTCTCTTTGATAAAACCGGGACACTGACTAAGGGCAAACCAGAGGTTACCAACATCATAGGAATTACTATGGATGATAAATATTTATTAGAACTGGCGGCCAGTGTGGAAAGTAATTCACAACACCCCCTGGCAAAAGCAATTGTCACCAAAGCCCAAGATAACGATCTCAACTTACATGAGGCTGAAGAATTTAACACCTTCGGAGGTAAAGGGGTTTCAGCCATGGTTGGCCGGAAAAACGTGCTTATTGGGAACAGAACTTTACTTAATGATAATGGCATCCTGATTCAGGATACAGAAGAGGAACTAATTTCGAAACTGGAAGAAGAGGGTAAAACTGCCGTCCTGGTGGCCGTGGATAATCTTCTCTCTGGTATCCTGGGTGTGGCCGATACTCTGAAAGAGAACACTCCCCAAGCCATAAGCGAACTTAAAAAAATGGGGCTAGAGGTGGTCATGATAACTGGGGACAATAAGAGGACTGCCGAGGCCATTGCTAACAGGATAGGTATAGATAAAGTGATGGCTGGAGTTCTACCTGAAGATAAATCTGCAGAGGTTAAACGGCTCCAGGATAAGGGAGAAGTAGTGGCATTTGTGGGGGATGGTATAAACGATGCCCCAGCCCTGGCCCAGGCCGATGTGGGAATAGCCATTGGTGGGGGTACGGATGTGGCCATTGAAAGCGGGGAGATCGTTCTTATCAAGGATGATTTACTGGACGCCGTGGCCGGAGTTCAGCTTTCTAGCAAGGTAATGGGACGTATTAAGCTCAATTTATTTTGGGCATTCGCTTACAATGTAATCTTGATACCAGTGGCCGCAGGATTACTTTATCCTTCATTTGGGATTACTTTCCGACCGGAATATGCTGGTTTGGCTATGGCTCTAAGTTCAGTGACCGTGGTGACCCTTTCCCTCCTGTTAAAAGGATACCTGCCCCCCTCTAAGAAATTAGAATTAAGAGATAGTTCTTAG
- the polC gene encoding DNA polymerase II large subunit, whose amino-acid sequence MGYFETLEEGTAKAYKVAEEARKKGHDIELEPEIPLAKNLAERVEGLVGPPGVAEKIKNMEDTMSREEVAFHVAKEIVTSDEVMKADPGNKDQFKIKEEAADQAVRTALSIITEGVVAAPLEGIARVSIKRNFDQTWYLAVYFTGPIRSAGGTASALAVLVTDYIRRSMGLDAYRPTDGEIERYVEEAELYESEVTNLQYSPSPDEVRTAAKNIPVEVTGEPTDQVEVSHRDLERVETNHLRGGALLAMVEGVIQKAPKVLKYAKMLDMDGWDWLDEFSKTKKVEKTEETDEESKEEETKIDDKYMRDIIGGRPVLAYPQTRGGFRLRYGRSRNTGLAAMGVHPATMEIVEFLAVGTQMKIERPGKGNCVVPCDTIDGPLVKLRNGDVVNVDSVEEARKIRSQVVEIIYLGDMLVAFGEFLRNNHPLLPAGWCQEWWIQLLENSDSYDEGQRPELDRYLQEGISAPLAFELSKKYQIPLHPDYTYFYHDVTRKDLNSLQSWLNQDIDDHNMEDSLILDPGPEKRILESLGVPHRVQEGKVVLAPDEAYTLLNTLTRPLDTEDNISTMAAVNQVSSVEIMAKAPTYLGGRVGRPEKTKERMMKPAPHALFPIGTNGGSRRNIIDAAKKGNITVDIARCKCTNPECGVGSMQAICPVCGARTVPSSSGKKRINLANLLRKAYKNSGVRKLDEIKGVQGMISEEKFPEPLEKGILRAKNGVYTFKDATIRHDSTDLPLTHFIPREIGVSPQKLREIGYTHDIHGDELNDPDQVVELRIQDLVISEACAEYLVRVSHFIDDLLKNFYEMEPFYQVKTKEDLVGHLAVGLAPHTSAGVLGRIIGFTKAAACYAHPYFHSAKRRNCDSDEDSVMLLMDALLNFSKVYLPSSRGGRMDAPLVLSSRIDPEEIDDESHNLDTMETLPLELYLKTLENVKPADVVDLVDNVKKRLGKDEQYRGLIYSHETSSIHQGPKICLYKTLPTMKEKVDEQIKLAERIRAVDQKGVVEGVLNSHFLPDMAGNIRAFARQKVRCTKCNKKYRRIPLSGECSCGGNLILSISKGSVMKYLDISKELANRYPIDPYLVQRIELLESGIHSLFESDRSKQSSLDVFL is encoded by the coding sequence ATGGGATACTTTGAAACATTGGAAGAAGGCACAGCAAAGGCCTATAAGGTGGCAGAAGAGGCCCGGAAAAAAGGTCATGATATTGAACTTGAACCAGAAATACCCCTTGCTAAAAACCTGGCTGAACGTGTCGAGGGGCTGGTGGGTCCACCTGGGGTGGCTGAGAAGATTAAGAACATGGAAGACACCATGTCCCGTGAAGAGGTTGCATTTCATGTGGCCAAGGAGATAGTCACATCCGATGAGGTGATGAAGGCGGACCCGGGAAATAAAGACCAATTCAAAATAAAGGAAGAGGCTGCTGATCAGGCGGTGCGAACTGCTCTATCCATTATCACCGAGGGGGTAGTGGCAGCGCCATTGGAAGGAATAGCCCGAGTATCTATAAAAAGAAACTTTGACCAGACCTGGTATCTGGCCGTGTATTTCACGGGACCTATACGGAGTGCCGGTGGAACTGCCTCAGCACTGGCAGTTTTGGTCACCGATTACATACGCCGCAGTATGGGATTAGATGCTTACAGACCCACTGATGGGGAAATTGAACGTTATGTGGAGGAAGCAGAGCTTTACGAATCAGAAGTAACCAACTTGCAGTACTCACCCTCGCCGGATGAGGTCCGCACTGCCGCCAAGAACATACCAGTGGAAGTCACTGGTGAACCCACCGACCAGGTGGAAGTTTCCCACCGGGACCTGGAGCGTGTGGAAACCAACCATCTTCGGGGAGGTGCACTCCTGGCCATGGTGGAGGGGGTTATCCAAAAAGCCCCTAAAGTCTTGAAGTACGCCAAGATGTTGGATATGGATGGATGGGACTGGCTGGATGAGTTTTCCAAAACTAAAAAAGTGGAAAAGACGGAAGAAACCGATGAAGAATCCAAGGAAGAGGAAACTAAAATAGATGACAAATATATGAGGGATATCATCGGCGGGAGGCCTGTTTTAGCCTACCCTCAAACCAGAGGGGGCTTTCGTTTACGATATGGCCGGTCACGCAACACGGGACTGGCAGCCATGGGGGTGCACCCGGCCACCATGGAAATAGTGGAATTTCTGGCAGTGGGCACCCAGATGAAGATTGAGAGGCCCGGTAAGGGGAACTGTGTGGTTCCCTGTGACACTATTGACGGGCCCCTGGTAAAACTCAGAAACGGTGATGTGGTAAATGTAGATTCAGTGGAGGAAGCCCGAAAAATCAGGTCGCAGGTGGTGGAAATTATCTATCTCGGTGACATGTTAGTGGCGTTTGGGGAATTCCTCCGGAACAACCACCCTCTGTTACCCGCTGGCTGGTGTCAGGAATGGTGGATACAACTTTTGGAAAACTCAGACAGTTATGATGAAGGACAGAGACCAGAACTGGATCGTTATCTTCAGGAAGGAATCAGTGCTCCTCTGGCCTTTGAGTTATCTAAAAAGTACCAGATCCCCCTCCATCCAGATTACACCTACTTCTATCATGATGTAACCAGAAAGGACCTTAACTCATTACAATCCTGGTTAAACCAGGATATTGATGATCATAATATGGAAGATAGTCTGATACTGGATCCAGGGCCTGAAAAAAGAATACTGGAGTCTCTGGGAGTTCCGCACCGTGTGCAGGAGGGTAAAGTTGTCCTGGCTCCGGATGAGGCTTACACTCTTCTTAACACGTTAACACGGCCCCTGGACACAGAAGATAATATTTCTACCATGGCGGCTGTAAATCAGGTTTCATCAGTGGAGATAATGGCTAAAGCACCCACTTATTTGGGTGGAAGAGTAGGAAGGCCGGAAAAAACCAAGGAAAGAATGATGAAACCCGCACCCCATGCCTTGTTCCCCATAGGGACCAATGGGGGTAGCCGGAGAAACATTATCGATGCTGCCAAAAAGGGTAACATAACCGTGGACATTGCCCGGTGCAAGTGCACCAATCCGGAGTGTGGTGTGGGGTCCATGCAGGCCATCTGCCCGGTTTGCGGGGCACGTACAGTTCCATCCAGTTCCGGGAAAAAAAGAATAAATTTGGCTAACCTTCTCAGAAAGGCCTATAAAAATTCAGGAGTACGCAAACTGGATGAAATCAAAGGGGTGCAGGGAATGATATCCGAAGAAAAATTTCCAGAACCCCTGGAAAAAGGAATACTGCGTGCAAAAAATGGAGTATATACATTTAAAGATGCCACCATACGTCATGACTCTACAGATTTGCCTTTAACTCATTTCATACCTCGAGAGATAGGTGTAAGTCCTCAGAAACTTCGTGAAATCGGATACACTCATGATATCCATGGAGATGAGCTTAACGACCCTGATCAGGTAGTTGAGCTCCGTATACAGGATCTGGTAATATCCGAGGCCTGTGCCGAGTATCTGGTGCGTGTTTCACACTTCATTGATGACCTGCTGAAGAATTTCTATGAAATGGAACCATTCTACCAGGTTAAAACCAAAGAGGATCTGGTGGGACACCTGGCAGTTGGTCTGGCACCACACACATCTGCCGGTGTTCTGGGGCGGATTATAGGATTTACCAAAGCTGCAGCCTGCTATGCCCATCCATATTTCCACTCGGCCAAGCGCCGAAACTGTGACAGTGATGAAGATTCAGTAATGCTTTTAATGGATGCTCTACTGAATTTCTCCAAGGTTTACCTTCCCAGCAGCCGTGGAGGCAGGATGGATGCTCCACTGGTTCTTTCCTCCCGTATAGATCCAGAAGAGATCGATGATGAATCCCATAACCTGGATACCATGGAAACACTTCCCCTGGAACTATATCTGAAAACTCTGGAAAATGTTAAACCGGCGGATGTGGTGGATCTGGTGGATAATGTGAAGAAAAGACTGGGTAAGGATGAACAGTACCGTGGATTGATTTACTCCCACGAAACATCCAGCATCCATCAGGGGCCAAAAATATGTCTCTATAAAACATTACCTACCATGAAAGAGAAGGTAGATGAACAGATCAAGTTAGCAGAGAGGATTCGTGCTGTTGATCAGAAAGGTGTGGTGGAAGGAGTCTTGAATTCCCATTTTCTCCCGGATATGGCGGGGAACATAAGGGCTTTTGCCCGGCAGAAGGTACGTTGCACAAAATGTAACAAGAAATACCGCCGCATACCTCTCTCTGGGGAATGCAGTTGTGGTGGGAACCTTATACTGAGTATATCCAAGGGTTCCGTCATGAAATACCTGGATATATCCAAGGAACTTGCAAATCGTTACCCTATTGATCCTTATCTTGTTCAAAGGATCGAACTCCTGGAGTCCGGGATCCATTCACTCTTTGAAAGTGACCGATCCAAGCAAAGCTCACTGGATGTGTTTTTGTAG
- a CDS encoding preprotein translocase subunit Sec61beta — protein sequence MAKKEKKYLPPSGAGLVRYFEEETKGPKLSPEQVVIMTVILAVFCIALRFSYS from the coding sequence ATGGCAAAGAAAGAAAAAAAATACCTTCCCCCCAGTGGAGCAGGTCTGGTAAGGTACTTTGAAGAGGAAACCAAAGGCCCCAAGCTCAGCCCGGAACAGGTAGTCATAATGACAGTAATCCTGGCTGTTTTCTGCATAGCCCTCCGGTTTTCATATTCCTAA
- a CDS encoding metal-dependent hydrolase family protein has protein sequence MNQGLSRKDGEMVYLFIHNGTLIDGNGGKPLENAGVLIKDQQIIAAGVEDSIKHPHEKIKYIDAQEGFILPGFIDCHVHLMFTGFRFEDPLFTPLSLYFYQATVNLKKTLNAGVTTVRDAGMADFGVKTAVEQGIIPGPRLQISIMPLSVSGGHFDLQLKSGHQVKTTYPGLPESVCDGKDEVRKRVREVLRAGADVVKVMVTGGVISANDSPEHPQFTREELQVIVEEASFRGLGVMAHAHGSQGIKNALKSGIRSIEHGTYLDPECIDLLLETDSWMVPTMLVHKINLEKLEAGELPEYSQEDTRDVYFKNQESVQSALKAGVKIVMGTDSGIGPHGQNLRELGLLCKAGMEPMEALQAGTKHAAELLGWQDKIGTIEPGKLADVVICATNPLTDIQSLGNPDNIQVVVKEGKIFKDIRMQENSFKDV, from the coding sequence ATGAATCAGGGATTAAGTCGGAAGGACGGTGAAATGGTGTATTTATTCATCCATAATGGGACTCTTATAGATGGTAACGGCGGGAAGCCCCTGGAAAATGCAGGAGTTTTAATCAAAGATCAGCAGATCATAGCGGCAGGCGTTGAAGATTCCATTAAGCACCCCCATGAAAAAATCAAATATATTGATGCTCAGGAAGGTTTTATACTCCCGGGCTTCATTGACTGCCATGTCCATCTGATGTTCACCGGTTTCCGCTTTGAAGATCCCCTATTTACTCCTTTATCCTTATATTTTTATCAGGCCACAGTGAATCTGAAAAAAACACTTAATGCCGGGGTTACCACTGTCCGAGATGCAGGTATGGCAGATTTTGGAGTTAAAACTGCAGTGGAACAGGGCATAATCCCTGGCCCCCGGCTCCAAATCAGTATCATGCCCCTTTCTGTAAGTGGAGGACACTTCGATCTGCAACTGAAATCTGGCCACCAGGTTAAAACCACCTACCCTGGACTACCCGAATCAGTCTGCGATGGTAAGGACGAAGTTCGAAAAAGGGTTAGAGAAGTTTTAAGGGCTGGTGCCGATGTGGTAAAAGTTATGGTAACTGGAGGAGTTATAAGTGCCAATGATAGTCCAGAGCATCCCCAATTTACCCGGGAAGAGTTACAGGTAATCGTGGAAGAAGCATCTTTCCGTGGTCTGGGAGTTATGGCCCATGCCCATGGATCTCAGGGCATTAAAAACGCTTTAAAATCAGGTATCCGATCCATTGAACACGGGACTTACCTGGACCCCGAATGTATTGACCTGTTGCTGGAAACTGATTCCTGGATGGTGCCCACCATGCTGGTGCACAAGATAAACCTGGAAAAACTGGAAGCAGGAGAGCTCCCTGAATACAGCCAGGAAGATACCCGGGATGTTTACTTTAAAAACCAGGAAAGTGTGCAGAGTGCCTTAAAGGCCGGGGTTAAGATAGTTATGGGGACTGACAGTGGAATAGGTCCCCACGGACAGAATCTGCGAGAACTGGGACTCCTTTGTAAAGCGGGCATGGAACCCATGGAAGCGTTACAGGCTGGTACCAAACATGCCGCTGAACTTCTGGGATGGCAGGATAAGATTGGTACCATTGAACCCGGGAAACTGGCCGATGTGGTGATCTGTGCCACCAATCCCCTCACTGATATCCAGTCACTGGGAAACCCGGATAACATCCAGGTGGTAGTGAAGGAAGGGAAGATATTTAAAGACATTAGAATGCAGGAAAATAGTTTTAAAGATGTCTAA
- a CDS encoding DUF5518 domain-containing protein, giving the protein MDIDWGAVIVGFILSIILGAIFGLIIPAVGSIIGLLLAGIVVGYMAGGSAGNGLANGAISGLFGAIVLSILLLIFGTLILGLIGFAAATLTSLFLFIAFFGVMIMMAIGGAVGALIKGEA; this is encoded by the coding sequence ATGGACATTGACTGGGGAGCAGTAATCGTAGGATTCATCTTATCCATAATATTAGGGGCCATTTTTGGCCTGATTATACCGGCAGTGGGTTCAATTATAGGTTTACTCCTGGCGGGAATAGTGGTCGGTTACATGGCCGGTGGAAGTGCCGGTAATGGTTTAGCTAATGGAGCGATATCCGGTTTATTCGGGGCCATTGTATTGTCTATTTTATTGCTCATATTCGGAACCCTTATCCTGGGATTAATAGGATTTGCCGCAGCCACCCTGACTTCACTGTTCCTGTTTATAGCCTTCTTCGGGGTCATGATCATGATGGCCATTGGAGGGGCCGTAGGTGCTTTAATAAAAGGAGAAGCATAG
- a CDS encoding DUF5518 domain-containing protein yields the protein MVDWKAVGVGSIINAVLTLVLLISVFPLFFVGPLVGGMVATYIGRGEKEDAPVEGALTGIIGGIIIGILFIAGFGALSAIIGLVFAKVGVVAGAITVIAGVFFTVLAIFIGGVLGLVGGFVGAEIRENGRKEVIEN from the coding sequence GTGGTGGACTGGAAAGCAGTGGGTGTAGGTTCCATTATAAACGCAGTTTTAACCCTGGTGCTCCTAATTTCTGTCTTTCCCTTGTTCTTCGTTGGTCCCCTGGTAGGGGGTATGGTGGCAACCTACATTGGACGTGGAGAGAAAGAAGATGCACCAGTAGAGGGGGCGTTAACCGGAATCATCGGGGGAATTATAATAGGAATCCTTTTCATAGCTGGTTTCGGGGCTTTAAGTGCCATTATAGGTTTGGTATTTGCCAAAGTCGGGGTTGTTGCTGGTGCCATTACCGTAATAGCTGGTGTATTCTTCACTGTACTGGCCATATTCATTGGAGGAGTTCTAGGCCTGGTAGGAGGCTTTGTAGGAGCTGAAATCAGAGAAAATGGTAGAAAAGAAGTAATTGAAAATTAA
- a CDS encoding DUF5518 domain-containing protein, translating into MIDQKNIIIGTVLALVLVFLFGLVLPFIGGIIAMIVASIVVGYLVNENVKNGAMHGSVVGFLTGVIYILLIYAIYGFSKEIVSVLITLYLLLIPIYVLLGLGGGIIGSVIKTRRNYVEISEEPGSEEVPPEQTEKKE; encoded by the coding sequence ATGATCGATCAAAAAAATATTATCATTGGAACAGTCCTTGCCCTAGTCCTGGTCTTTCTTTTTGGGCTGGTCCTGCCTTTTATTGGCGGTATTATAGCCATGATAGTGGCCAGCATTGTAGTCGGATATCTGGTAAATGAGAACGTGAAGAATGGTGCAATGCATGGTTCGGTGGTGGGATTTTTAACCGGTGTAATCTACATTCTCCTGATATATGCCATATACGGTTTCTCTAAGGAGATAGTCAGTGTTCTTATAACTCTTTATTTATTATTAATACCCATATACGTCCTTTTAGGTCTGGGCGGTGGAATTATCGGTTCGGTTATAAAAACAAGACGAAATTATGTAGAAATATCAGAAGAACCAGGTTCTGAGGAAGTTCCCCCAGAACAAACTGAGAAAAAGGAATAA
- a CDS encoding DUF126 domain-containing protein, translated as MIKCRKISRGQAQGKVIISSDPLSFLGGVDPQTGDITDRQHELYQQNISDQILVIPSGKGSTVGSYVIYQMAKNKTAPLAIVALEAEPIIATGAIMASIPMVDQPEENVLKILKKGNRVEVDADAGIIKILD; from the coding sequence ATTATCAAATGTCGTAAAATTTCACGTGGCCAGGCCCAGGGAAAGGTAATAATTTCCAGTGACCCCTTGAGCTTTCTGGGTGGTGTTGATCCCCAGACTGGAGATATAACCGATAGACAGCATGAACTCTACCAGCAGAATATCAGTGACCAAATTCTGGTGATCCCCTCAGGTAAGGGTTCCACTGTGGGGTCCTACGTGATCTATCAAATGGCCAAGAATAAAACTGCTCCCCTGGCTATTGTTGCCCTGGAAGCAGAGCCCATCATTGCCACTGGAGCCATAATGGCCAGTATCCCCATGGTTGACCAGCCAGAGGAGAATGTTCTTAAAATCTTAAAAAAAGGCAACCGGGTTGAGGTTGATGCCGATGCCGGTATCATTAAGATCCTGGATTAA
- a CDS encoding DUF5518 domain-containing protein — MVEVKWTPVIIGLVIAIILGLIIDMILPGWSIIAYLIATIYVGYTVGGGYTNGAIHGALVGVVAGIIAGIILMIIGGAVAGLVGVGAGILALIIAIIVEAIIGAIGGAIGAAIKGE, encoded by the coding sequence ATGGTTGAAGTTAAATGGACTCCAGTTATAATCGGTTTGGTAATTGCAATAATACTGGGACTGATCATTGACATGATTCTGCCCGGATGGAGCATAATAGCTTACCTCATAGCCACCATATATGTTGGTTACACTGTGGGTGGTGGCTACACCAACGGAGCCATCCACGGAGCACTCGTCGGAGTGGTAGCAGGTATTATCGCCGGAATTATATTAATGATCATCGGTGGAGCTGTTGCTGGATTAGTTGGAGTAGGTGCCGGCATATTAGCACTGATCATAGCCATCATAGTTGAAGCTATCATTGGTGCCATAGGCGGAGCCATAGGAGCCGCAATTAAAGGAGAATAG
- the purB gene encoding adenylosuccinate lyase, whose translation MAIHPIEFRYGTPEMKKVWEAENKLQKMLEVEAALAEAEAQMGLVPPEAAQEIRSKASTRYVTNERVAEIEKETNHDIASIVKALAEVCDGEAGEYVHFGATSNDIIDSSQSLLLQESIDIIQDKITRLVKIVLKLADENKKTVCIGRTHGQHALPTTYGMKFALWADELHRQYERLESCKGRLCVGMMTGAVGTTAALGEDGLKVHRKVSEILGLPAVLISNQVVQRDNHAEYVMSLANLASTLDKIALEIRNLQRTEIKELGESFDPEKQVGSSTMPHKMNPITAERICGVSRIIKAYPSPALQNNALWHERDLTNSSSERIMLPEASILTDYILNLTIRLMEKLVFYPENIERNLNFTGGLIMAERFMSELTMKGMGRQSAYALVRKCALEANQKNINLKDVVLQQEGIKDYLSPAEVEEIMDPHTYLGSSVQIVDNVLEKSKEWF comes from the coding sequence ATGGCTATTCACCCCATTGAATTTCGTTATGGAACCCCGGAAATGAAAAAAGTCTGGGAAGCAGAGAATAAACTTCAGAAAATGCTGGAAGTAGAAGCAGCCCTGGCCGAAGCCGAAGCCCAAATGGGCCTGGTACCCCCAGAAGCCGCCCAGGAAATAAGGAGTAAGGCCAGCACCCGGTATGTGACCAATGAAAGAGTGGCAGAAATTGAAAAAGAAACCAATCACGATATTGCCTCTATTGTAAAAGCTCTGGCCGAGGTATGTGATGGTGAAGCTGGGGAATACGTCCATTTTGGTGCTACTTCCAATGACATCATTGACAGTTCCCAGTCCCTTTTACTCCAGGAGTCTATTGATATTATACAGGATAAAATCACCCGTTTAGTGAAGATAGTCCTTAAATTAGCTGATGAAAACAAAAAAACAGTTTGTATAGGTAGAACCCATGGCCAGCACGCCCTACCCACCACCTACGGGATGAAATTCGCCCTGTGGGCAGATGAACTCCACCGACAATACGAACGATTGGAATCCTGTAAAGGACGGCTTTGTGTGGGTATGATGACCGGAGCTGTTGGTACCACTGCCGCCTTGGGTGAAGATGGATTGAAGGTCCACCGTAAGGTTTCAGAAATACTGGGACTCCCGGCGGTGCTAATTTCCAACCAGGTGGTGCAACGGGATAATCATGCCGAATATGTTATGAGCCTGGCTAACCTGGCCAGCACCCTGGATAAAATTGCCCTGGAAATTCGCAACCTGCAACGTACTGAAATCAAAGAGTTAGGGGAAAGTTTTGACCCTGAAAAACAGGTGGGCTCCAGTACCATGCCTCATAAAATGAACCCCATCACCGCCGAGAGAATCTGCGGCGTATCGCGGATTATTAAAGCATACCCTTCACCCGCACTCCAGAACAACGCCTTATGGCATGAACGGGACCTTACTAATTCCTCATCAGAGCGGATCATGCTCCCCGAGGCATCCATTCTAACTGATTACATACTGAACCTGACCATCCGTTTGATGGAAAAACTGGTTTTCTACCCGGAAAACATAGAAAGAAACCTTAACTTCACTGGTGGACTTATCATGGCCGAAAGATTCATGTCTGAACTCACCATGAAAGGAATGGGCAGGCAGAGCGCCTATGCACTGGTCCGTAAATGTGCTCTGGAAGCTAACCAAAAAAATATCAACCTTAAGGATGTGGTTCTCCAACAGGAAGGGATAAAGGATTATCTGAGCCCCGCAGAAGTGGAAGAAATTATGGACCCCCACACTTACCTGGGATCTTCAGTACAGATTGTGGATAATGTTCTGGAAAAATCAAAGGAATGGTTTTAA